In a genomic window of Chaetodon auriga isolate fChaAug3 chromosome 1, fChaAug3.hap1, whole genome shotgun sequence:
- the apba2b gene encoding amyloid-beta A4 precursor protein-binding family A member 2 isoform X3, producing MACKPPIMAHRKRPGTSGANSMAAPGPASCPTPHPTESCDLKALPSRQRPVCYPKESHDPKPLPRTCKAQYSSPKSQDVSRNNPDVDVDTEVEVKRYNNQADAELEDQRPATPSTPEHDHDQDDHDRAAFHGGADSLDDDSSSDYINNTSEDEEDYDDGLAEEDEGVTYYIRYCPEDDSYLEGMDCSSQGDCNHSHSHSHSQGDCTGTMQPGGAHTDECQEAVEGWVEEGEVEGEVREDEWVEDEEGEGTVREEWREEEEEVREEWRGDEEAREEWREENQVRQEQWAGCERHRMEEWAEGAGEVRCEVVEQDPDEQIYNGRPEPILDHHHHHHLHHQPSLQGTLHNREEEEEAESEEYCPNEEEDEDGDEEDRHGRAYTGDYYAPEDNGNSVRVSPYRSRKVLVVEGETGEEAEEDIDQIVAEIKMSMSMGSLSSGTDQSPEELAQDPAPSDYPHPKPDAAPYPPPHHRHDSRPKSLNLPSMQHNNPDLQRGIKAHPRSPEDRQRWTQEQVSNGAEQPRKQQRSDLNVPLENNNVPEPAKKVASFPSFVDVPGPCEPEDLIDGIIFAANYLGSTQLLSERNPSKNIRMMQAQEAVSRVKSADGDAQTLTEVDLFISTQRIKVLNADSQETMMDNALRTISYIADIGNIVVLMARRRMPRTASQDCIETTPGAPEAKKQYKMICHVFESEDAQLIAQSIGQAFSVAYQEFLRANGINPEDLSQKEYSDIINTQEMYNDDLIHFSNSENCKELQLEKSKGEILGVVIVESGWGSILPTVILANMMNGGPAARSGKLSIGDQIMSINNTSLVGLPLATCQGIIKGLKNQVQVKMNIVSCPPVTTVLIKRPDLKYQLGFSVQNGIICSLMRGGIAERGGVRVGHRIIEINGQSVVATAHEKIVQALSNSVGEIHMKTMPAAMFRLLTGQETPMYI from the exons ATGGCCTGTAAGCCGCCAATCATGGCTCATAGGAAGAGGCCGGGGACCAGCGGAGCAAACAGCATGGCTGCTCCAGGCCCCGCCTCCTGTCCCACCCCTCATCCTACCGAGTCATGTGATCTGAAAGCTCTCCCCTCTCGGCAACGCCCAGTCTGCTACCCCAAAGAGTCACATGATCCGAAACCTCTCCCCCGTACCTGTAAGGCACAATATTCCTCTCCCAAGTCTCAAGATGTGAGTCGTAACAATCCAGACGTGGATGTAGACACAGAGGTTGAAGTGAAGCGGTACAACAACCAAGCAGATGCAGAACTGGAGGACCAGCGGCCAGCAACACCCTCCACACCGGAACACGACCATGACCAAGATGATCATGACCGGGCAGCCTTCCACGGTGGAGCTGACAGCCTGGATGATGACTCCAGCTCTGACTACATCAACAACACctcagaggatgaggaagacTATGATGACG GGTtggcagaggaggatgaaggtgtGACCTACTACATCCGCTACTGCCCAGAGGATGACAGCTACCTGGAAGGTATGGATTGCAGCAGCCAGGGAGACTGcaaccacagccacagccataGCCACAGCCAAGGGGACTGCACCGGCACCATGCAACCAGGCGGAGCCCACACCGATGAATGCCAGGAGGCCGTGGAAGGGTGGGTCGAGGAGGGAGAGGTTGAGGGGGAAGTGAGAGAGGACGAATgggtggaggatgaggagggagagggaacaGTGAGGGAAgagtggagagaagaggaggaagaggtgagggaagagtggagaggagatgaggaggcaAGGGAGGAGTGGAGAGAAGAGAACCAGGTCAGGCAGGAGCAGTGGGCGGGGTGTGAGAGGCACAGGATGGAGGAGTGGGCTGAGGGAGCAGGGGAGGTTCGCTGCGAGGTGGTGGAGCAAGATCCGGACGAACAGATATACAATGGAAGACCAGAACCCATCCTggaccatcaccatcaccaccacctccaccaccaaccCTCTCTGCAAGGCACCCTGCACAAccgagaggaagaggaggaggcagagagcgaGGAGTACTGCCCtaatgaggaagaagatgaggacGGTGACGAGGAGGACAGACATGGAAGGGCCTACACAGGAGACTACTATGCTCCAGAGGACAATGGGAACTCAGTGCGAGTCTCCCCGTACCGTAGCCGTAAGGTGCTGGTAGTGGAGGGGGAGACgggggaggaggcggaggaggacaTTGACCAAATTGTTGCGGAGATCAAGATGAGTATGAGCATGGGGAGTTTAAGCAGTGGCACTGACCAAAGCCCAGAGGAGCTGGCACAGGACCCTGCACCAAGTGACTACCCTCACCCAAAGCCTGACGCAGCCCCCTACCCACCACCTCACCATCGCCACGACAGCAGGCCCAAATCTCTGAACCTGCCCTCCATGCAGCACAACAACCCAGACCTCCAGAGGGGCATCAAGGCACACCCGCGCTCCCCTGAAGACAGGCAGAGGTGGACACAGGAGCAG GTGAGCAATGGCGCAGAGCAGCCCAGAAAACAGCAGCGCTCTGACCTCAACGTTCCCCTGGAGAACAACAATGTACCCGAG cCAGCGAAGAAGGTTGCATCCTTCCCCAGCTTTGTCGATG TCCCAGGACCCTGCGAACCAGAAGACCTGATTGATGGGATTATCTTTGCTGCTAACTACCTGGGCTCcactcagctgctgtctgagaggAACCCATCCAAGAACATACGCATGATGCAGGCCCAGGAGGCTGTCAGCAGGGTCAAG AGTGCAGACGGAGACGCTCAGACCCTCACTGAGGTTGATCTGTTTATCTCCACTCAGAGGATCAAAGTTCTGAACGCAGACTCGCAG GAGACGATGATGGACAACGCACTCCGCACCATATCCTACATTGCCGATATTGGGAACATCGTGGTACTGATGGCAAGACGGCGTATGCCACGCACAGCCTCGCAGGACTGTATCGAAACCACTCCGGGGGCCCCCGAGGCCAAGAAGCAGTACAAGATGATATGCCATGTCTTTGAGTCTGAAGAT GCCCAGCTTATCGCTCAGTCCATCGGCCAGGCGTTCAGCGTAGCTTACCAGGAGTTCCTGAGAGCCAACGGCATTAACCCCGAGGACCTGAGCCAGAAGGAGTacagtgacatcatcaacacCCAGGAGATGTACAATGACGACCTCATTCACTTCTCCAACTCTGAAAACTGCAAAGAG ctgcagctggagaagaGTAAAGGGGAGATCCTGGGTGTGGTGATTGTGGAGTCCGGCTGGGGCTCCATTCTGCCCACAGTTATCTTAGCCAACATGATGAATGGCGGGCCAGCGGCTCGCTCTGGCAAGCTCAGCATCGGAGACCAGATCATGTCCATCAACAATACCAGCCTAGTGGGGCTGCCACTCGCCACCTGTCAGGGAATCATTAAG GGCTTGAAGAACCAGGTTCAGGTGAAGATGAACATTGTCAGCTGCCCTCCTGTTACCACTGTCCTCATTAAGAGGCCGGATCTTAAGTATCAGCTGGGCTTCAGCGTCCAGAACGGCATT
- the apba2b gene encoding amyloid-beta A4 precursor protein-binding family A member 2 isoform X1 produces the protein MACKPPIMAHRKRPGTSGANSMAAPGPASCPTPHPTESCDLKALPSRQRPVCYPKESHDPKPLPRTCKAQYSSPKSQDVSRNNPDVDVDTEVEVKRYNNQADAELEDQRPATPSTPEHDHDQDDHDRAAFHGGADSLDDDSSSDYINNTSEDEEDYDDGLAEEDEGVTYYIRYCPEDDSYLEGMDCSSQGDCNHSHSHSHSQGDCTGTMQPGGAHTDECQEAVEGWVEEGEVEGEVREDEWVEDEEGEGTVREEWREEEEEVREEWRGDEEAREEWREENQVRQEQWAGCERHRMEEWAEGAGEVRCEVVEQDPDEQIYNGRPEPILDHHHHHHLHHQPSLQGTLHNREEEEEAESEEYCPNEEEDEDGDEEDRHGRAYTGDYYAPEDNGNSVRVSPYRSRKVLVVEGETGEEAEEDIDQIVAEIKMSMSMGSLSSGTDQSPEELAQDPAPSDYPHPKPDAAPYPPPHHRHDSRPKSLNLPSMQHNNPDLQRGIKAHPRSPEDRQRWTQEQVSNGAEQPRKQQRSDLNVPLENNNVPEPAKKVASFPSFVDVPGPCEPEDLIDGIIFAANYLGSTQLLSERNPSKNIRMMQAQEAVSRVKRVQKAAKIKKKASADGDAQTLTEVDLFISTQRIKVLNADSQETMMDNALRTISYIADIGNIVVLMARRRMPRTASQDCIETTPGAPEAKKQYKMICHVFESEDAQLIAQSIGQAFSVAYQEFLRANGINPEDLSQKEYSDIINTQEMYNDDLIHFSNSENCKELQLEKSKGEILGVVIVESGWGSILPTVILANMMNGGPAARSGKLSIGDQIMSINNTSLVGLPLATCQGIIKGLKNQVQVKMNIVSCPPVTTVLIKRPDLKYQLGFSVQNGIICSLMRGGIAERGGVRVGHRIIEINGQSVVATAHEKIVQALSNSVGEIHMKTMPAAMFRLLTGQETPMYI, from the exons ATGGCCTGTAAGCCGCCAATCATGGCTCATAGGAAGAGGCCGGGGACCAGCGGAGCAAACAGCATGGCTGCTCCAGGCCCCGCCTCCTGTCCCACCCCTCATCCTACCGAGTCATGTGATCTGAAAGCTCTCCCCTCTCGGCAACGCCCAGTCTGCTACCCCAAAGAGTCACATGATCCGAAACCTCTCCCCCGTACCTGTAAGGCACAATATTCCTCTCCCAAGTCTCAAGATGTGAGTCGTAACAATCCAGACGTGGATGTAGACACAGAGGTTGAAGTGAAGCGGTACAACAACCAAGCAGATGCAGAACTGGAGGACCAGCGGCCAGCAACACCCTCCACACCGGAACACGACCATGACCAAGATGATCATGACCGGGCAGCCTTCCACGGTGGAGCTGACAGCCTGGATGATGACTCCAGCTCTGACTACATCAACAACACctcagaggatgaggaagacTATGATGACG GGTtggcagaggaggatgaaggtgtGACCTACTACATCCGCTACTGCCCAGAGGATGACAGCTACCTGGAAGGTATGGATTGCAGCAGCCAGGGAGACTGcaaccacagccacagccataGCCACAGCCAAGGGGACTGCACCGGCACCATGCAACCAGGCGGAGCCCACACCGATGAATGCCAGGAGGCCGTGGAAGGGTGGGTCGAGGAGGGAGAGGTTGAGGGGGAAGTGAGAGAGGACGAATgggtggaggatgaggagggagagggaacaGTGAGGGAAgagtggagagaagaggaggaagaggtgagggaagagtggagaggagatgaggaggcaAGGGAGGAGTGGAGAGAAGAGAACCAGGTCAGGCAGGAGCAGTGGGCGGGGTGTGAGAGGCACAGGATGGAGGAGTGGGCTGAGGGAGCAGGGGAGGTTCGCTGCGAGGTGGTGGAGCAAGATCCGGACGAACAGATATACAATGGAAGACCAGAACCCATCCTggaccatcaccatcaccaccacctccaccaccaaccCTCTCTGCAAGGCACCCTGCACAAccgagaggaagaggaggaggcagagagcgaGGAGTACTGCCCtaatgaggaagaagatgaggacGGTGACGAGGAGGACAGACATGGAAGGGCCTACACAGGAGACTACTATGCTCCAGAGGACAATGGGAACTCAGTGCGAGTCTCCCCGTACCGTAGCCGTAAGGTGCTGGTAGTGGAGGGGGAGACgggggaggaggcggaggaggacaTTGACCAAATTGTTGCGGAGATCAAGATGAGTATGAGCATGGGGAGTTTAAGCAGTGGCACTGACCAAAGCCCAGAGGAGCTGGCACAGGACCCTGCACCAAGTGACTACCCTCACCCAAAGCCTGACGCAGCCCCCTACCCACCACCTCACCATCGCCACGACAGCAGGCCCAAATCTCTGAACCTGCCCTCCATGCAGCACAACAACCCAGACCTCCAGAGGGGCATCAAGGCACACCCGCGCTCCCCTGAAGACAGGCAGAGGTGGACACAGGAGCAG GTGAGCAATGGCGCAGAGCAGCCCAGAAAACAGCAGCGCTCTGACCTCAACGTTCCCCTGGAGAACAACAATGTACCCGAG cCAGCGAAGAAGGTTGCATCCTTCCCCAGCTTTGTCGATG TCCCAGGACCCTGCGAACCAGAAGACCTGATTGATGGGATTATCTTTGCTGCTAACTACCTGGGCTCcactcagctgctgtctgagaggAACCCATCCAAGAACATACGCATGATGCAGGCCCAGGAGGCTGTCAGCAGGGTCAAG AGGGTACAGAAGGCTGCCAAAATCAAGAAAAAGGCG AGTGCAGACGGAGACGCTCAGACCCTCACTGAGGTTGATCTGTTTATCTCCACTCAGAGGATCAAAGTTCTGAACGCAGACTCGCAG GAGACGATGATGGACAACGCACTCCGCACCATATCCTACATTGCCGATATTGGGAACATCGTGGTACTGATGGCAAGACGGCGTATGCCACGCACAGCCTCGCAGGACTGTATCGAAACCACTCCGGGGGCCCCCGAGGCCAAGAAGCAGTACAAGATGATATGCCATGTCTTTGAGTCTGAAGAT GCCCAGCTTATCGCTCAGTCCATCGGCCAGGCGTTCAGCGTAGCTTACCAGGAGTTCCTGAGAGCCAACGGCATTAACCCCGAGGACCTGAGCCAGAAGGAGTacagtgacatcatcaacacCCAGGAGATGTACAATGACGACCTCATTCACTTCTCCAACTCTGAAAACTGCAAAGAG ctgcagctggagaagaGTAAAGGGGAGATCCTGGGTGTGGTGATTGTGGAGTCCGGCTGGGGCTCCATTCTGCCCACAGTTATCTTAGCCAACATGATGAATGGCGGGCCAGCGGCTCGCTCTGGCAAGCTCAGCATCGGAGACCAGATCATGTCCATCAACAATACCAGCCTAGTGGGGCTGCCACTCGCCACCTGTCAGGGAATCATTAAG GGCTTGAAGAACCAGGTTCAGGTGAAGATGAACATTGTCAGCTGCCCTCCTGTTACCACTGTCCTCATTAAGAGGCCGGATCTTAAGTATCAGCTGGGCTTCAGCGTCCAGAACGGCATT
- the apba2b gene encoding amyloid-beta A4 precursor protein-binding family A member 2 isoform X2, which produces MACKPPIMAHRKRPGTSGANSMAAPGPASCPTPHPTESCDLKALPSRQRPVCYPKESHDPKPLPRTCKAQYSSPKSQDVSRNNPDVDVDTEVEVKRYNNQADAELEDQRPATPSTPEHDHDQDDHDRAAFHGGADSLDDDSSSDYINNTSEDEEDYDDGLAEEDEGVTYYIRYCPEDDSYLEGMDCSSQGDCNHSHSHSHSQGDCTGTMQPGGAHTDECQEAVEGWVEEGEVEGEVREDEWVEDEEGEGTVREEWRGDEEAREEWREENQVRQEQWAGCERHRMEEWAEGAGEVRCEVVEQDPDEQIYNGRPEPILDHHHHHHLHHQPSLQGTLHNREEEEEAESEEYCPNEEEDEDGDEEDRHGRAYTGDYYAPEDNGNSVRVSPYRSRKVLVVEGETGEEAEEDIDQIVAEIKMSMSMGSLSSGTDQSPEELAQDPAPSDYPHPKPDAAPYPPPHHRHDSRPKSLNLPSMQHNNPDLQRGIKAHPRSPEDRQRWTQEQVSNGAEQPRKQQRSDLNVPLENNNVPEPAKKVASFPSFVDVPGPCEPEDLIDGIIFAANYLGSTQLLSERNPSKNIRMMQAQEAVSRVKRVQKAAKIKKKASADGDAQTLTEVDLFISTQRIKVLNADSQETMMDNALRTISYIADIGNIVVLMARRRMPRTASQDCIETTPGAPEAKKQYKMICHVFESEDAQLIAQSIGQAFSVAYQEFLRANGINPEDLSQKEYSDIINTQEMYNDDLIHFSNSENCKELQLEKSKGEILGVVIVESGWGSILPTVILANMMNGGPAARSGKLSIGDQIMSINNTSLVGLPLATCQGIIKGLKNQVQVKMNIVSCPPVTTVLIKRPDLKYQLGFSVQNGIICSLMRGGIAERGGVRVGHRIIEINGQSVVATAHEKIVQALSNSVGEIHMKTMPAAMFRLLTGQETPMYI; this is translated from the exons ATGGCCTGTAAGCCGCCAATCATGGCTCATAGGAAGAGGCCGGGGACCAGCGGAGCAAACAGCATGGCTGCTCCAGGCCCCGCCTCCTGTCCCACCCCTCATCCTACCGAGTCATGTGATCTGAAAGCTCTCCCCTCTCGGCAACGCCCAGTCTGCTACCCCAAAGAGTCACATGATCCGAAACCTCTCCCCCGTACCTGTAAGGCACAATATTCCTCTCCCAAGTCTCAAGATGTGAGTCGTAACAATCCAGACGTGGATGTAGACACAGAGGTTGAAGTGAAGCGGTACAACAACCAAGCAGATGCAGAACTGGAGGACCAGCGGCCAGCAACACCCTCCACACCGGAACACGACCATGACCAAGATGATCATGACCGGGCAGCCTTCCACGGTGGAGCTGACAGCCTGGATGATGACTCCAGCTCTGACTACATCAACAACACctcagaggatgaggaagacTATGATGACG GGTtggcagaggaggatgaaggtgtGACCTACTACATCCGCTACTGCCCAGAGGATGACAGCTACCTGGAAGGTATGGATTGCAGCAGCCAGGGAGACTGcaaccacagccacagccataGCCACAGCCAAGGGGACTGCACCGGCACCATGCAACCAGGCGGAGCCCACACCGATGAATGCCAGGAGGCCGTGGAAGGGTGGGTCGAGGAGGGAGAGGTTGAGGGGGAAGTGAGAGAGGACGAATgggtggaggatgaggagggagagggaaca gtgagggaagagtggagaggagatgaggaggcaAGGGAGGAGTGGAGAGAAGAGAACCAGGTCAGGCAGGAGCAGTGGGCGGGGTGTGAGAGGCACAGGATGGAGGAGTGGGCTGAGGGAGCAGGGGAGGTTCGCTGCGAGGTGGTGGAGCAAGATCCGGACGAACAGATATACAATGGAAGACCAGAACCCATCCTggaccatcaccatcaccaccacctccaccaccaaccCTCTCTGCAAGGCACCCTGCACAAccgagaggaagaggaggaggcagagagcgaGGAGTACTGCCCtaatgaggaagaagatgaggacGGTGACGAGGAGGACAGACATGGAAGGGCCTACACAGGAGACTACTATGCTCCAGAGGACAATGGGAACTCAGTGCGAGTCTCCCCGTACCGTAGCCGTAAGGTGCTGGTAGTGGAGGGGGAGACgggggaggaggcggaggaggacaTTGACCAAATTGTTGCGGAGATCAAGATGAGTATGAGCATGGGGAGTTTAAGCAGTGGCACTGACCAAAGCCCAGAGGAGCTGGCACAGGACCCTGCACCAAGTGACTACCCTCACCCAAAGCCTGACGCAGCCCCCTACCCACCACCTCACCATCGCCACGACAGCAGGCCCAAATCTCTGAACCTGCCCTCCATGCAGCACAACAACCCAGACCTCCAGAGGGGCATCAAGGCACACCCGCGCTCCCCTGAAGACAGGCAGAGGTGGACACAGGAGCAG GTGAGCAATGGCGCAGAGCAGCCCAGAAAACAGCAGCGCTCTGACCTCAACGTTCCCCTGGAGAACAACAATGTACCCGAG cCAGCGAAGAAGGTTGCATCCTTCCCCAGCTTTGTCGATG TCCCAGGACCCTGCGAACCAGAAGACCTGATTGATGGGATTATCTTTGCTGCTAACTACCTGGGCTCcactcagctgctgtctgagaggAACCCATCCAAGAACATACGCATGATGCAGGCCCAGGAGGCTGTCAGCAGGGTCAAG AGGGTACAGAAGGCTGCCAAAATCAAGAAAAAGGCG AGTGCAGACGGAGACGCTCAGACCCTCACTGAGGTTGATCTGTTTATCTCCACTCAGAGGATCAAAGTTCTGAACGCAGACTCGCAG GAGACGATGATGGACAACGCACTCCGCACCATATCCTACATTGCCGATATTGGGAACATCGTGGTACTGATGGCAAGACGGCGTATGCCACGCACAGCCTCGCAGGACTGTATCGAAACCACTCCGGGGGCCCCCGAGGCCAAGAAGCAGTACAAGATGATATGCCATGTCTTTGAGTCTGAAGAT GCCCAGCTTATCGCTCAGTCCATCGGCCAGGCGTTCAGCGTAGCTTACCAGGAGTTCCTGAGAGCCAACGGCATTAACCCCGAGGACCTGAGCCAGAAGGAGTacagtgacatcatcaacacCCAGGAGATGTACAATGACGACCTCATTCACTTCTCCAACTCTGAAAACTGCAAAGAG ctgcagctggagaagaGTAAAGGGGAGATCCTGGGTGTGGTGATTGTGGAGTCCGGCTGGGGCTCCATTCTGCCCACAGTTATCTTAGCCAACATGATGAATGGCGGGCCAGCGGCTCGCTCTGGCAAGCTCAGCATCGGAGACCAGATCATGTCCATCAACAATACCAGCCTAGTGGGGCTGCCACTCGCCACCTGTCAGGGAATCATTAAG GGCTTGAAGAACCAGGTTCAGGTGAAGATGAACATTGTCAGCTGCCCTCCTGTTACCACTGTCCTCATTAAGAGGCCGGATCTTAAGTATCAGCTGGGCTTCAGCGTCCAGAACGGCATT